Part of the Paludisphaera borealis genome, AAGCGCTTCATCCCGCCCGTCAAACCGGGCGACCAGGCGCCGTCGATCAAGCCGGCCGTCTGGCTCGACCAGACCGGCAAGACGGAGGCTCCGAAGCTCGACGGCAAGGTCGTGCTAGTGGATTTCTGGGGCGTCTCCTGCGGGCCCTGTATCGGGCAACTGCCCGAGGTCCGCGAGGCGGTCGAGCACTTCAAGGGGACGGACATCCGGATCATCGGCCTGCACGACAGCAGCGGGACCGTCAAAGAGGTGTCCGAGTTCGCCGCCAAGCGCGGGCTCGCCTATCCGCTCGCTATCGACCGTCCATCCTCGGAATCGGGCTGGTTCGGCGCGACGTTCGCGGCATACGGCGTCCGTGGCATTCCAGGGACGGCGGTGCTTGATCGCCATGGCAGGATCGTCTTCATCGGCCAATTCTCCGAAGCCGTCAACAAGGCCGGCGAGCTCTTGAAGTAGGAGCGTCCGTTTCAGTCCATCGCCCCAATGTTGGCCTCCCCCCGAAACCCATCATGAGCCAACGAAAAAACCCCTTCCGGGGAAGGGGTTTCGTCGTTTTGTGTCAGCGACTGTCAGGAGCAGTCAGTTGACGTAAGGAGTGGAGGCGGCGGGAATTGCACCCGCTGTCCGAATGCTGTAAATACTTTGAATGCTATGCTTTGCGGAAACCCGGGGTGCCGGTGGCCGGAAATGGGCCGGGAGGCAGTGGCACAGCCTCCGGAATTGCTGGAAGTCATTGGGAAATGGCCGGTTCTGCCGCCGCACATCGTAGGCGCGATCCTCGCGCTGGTGCGGACGGTTCAACTGTAGTGGAGGCGAACCGCCTCCAACCTGTGTCGTGAGCCGGGTGGCAGCCCCAGATGACGCCTGATCTCCGCAAGCACCTCGGCGACGGGCTGCGTCCGCCCGGCGTGCATGTCAGCAATCCCCTGCCCAATCTTCTCTATCCCTACTTCGCCGTTTCGGCTGCGTGTTTGGTGCATGCACGCCGCAACGCCTCGTTCGCCGCTGGCGGGTTATCCAGCATGCGAAGGAAATGATCCCGGTCGCGGTCGGCAAAGGGTGTCGTTGTTTGCTCCGCAAAGCGGAAATCTTCTTCAGGGATGCCGACCGGCTCCTCGGTGTCGTTTGATCTCACTTCCTGATCCATACCTCTCCCCTCCA contains:
- a CDS encoding DUF1778 domain-containing protein; protein product: MDQEVRSNDTEEPVGIPEEDFRFAEQTTTPFADRDRDHFLRMLDNPPAANEALRRACTKHAAETAK